The following proteins are encoded in a genomic region of Marinobacter bohaiensis:
- the ftsX gene encoding permease-like cell division protein FtsX: MASERRNRGAAASRSPWRELLESYVLHHRKTARDSAQRLVQSPVASAMTWLVMGIALALPVGLLLLLSSLQGVSAGWESTARVTVYLEQSATLEDLDRLRVRVASRADVTDVSEITRDDALAEFRASSGLADALDYLDENPLPHTLLLTPSEGIRNEAGMEQLMAALQKLDNVARVQVDLGWLQRLNTLTDLLGRGVWALGLLLAAAVILVIGNTIRLAIENRRDEILVAKLVGGTDAFVRRPFLYTGIWYGLGGGIIAFILLQLTLWWLSGPVQRLASLYRSEFELSGLSWDGTLTLLVVSVLLGWLGAWLAVKRHLDAIEPSQIEASR; the protein is encoded by the coding sequence ATGGCGTCTGAACGTCGCAACCGCGGTGCCGCCGCCAGCCGGTCGCCCTGGCGTGAGCTGCTGGAAAGCTACGTCCTGCACCATCGCAAGACCGCCCGCGACAGCGCCCAGCGTCTGGTCCAGTCCCCCGTGGCCAGCGCGATGACCTGGCTGGTCATGGGCATTGCCCTGGCCCTGCCGGTGGGGCTCCTGCTGTTGCTGAGCAGCCTGCAGGGCGTCAGCGCCGGCTGGGAAAGCACCGCGCGGGTAACGGTCTATCTCGAGCAGTCCGCCACGCTGGAAGACCTGGACCGGCTGCGCGTCCGCGTGGCCAGCCGGGCGGACGTCACCGACGTCAGTGAAATCACCCGGGACGACGCCCTGGCCGAGTTTCGCGCCTCGTCCGGGCTGGCCGACGCCCTGGATTACCTGGACGAGAACCCCCTGCCGCACACCCTGCTGCTCACGCCCAGCGAAGGCATTCGCAACGAGGCCGGCATGGAACAGTTGATGGCGGCGCTCCAGAAGCTGGATAACGTCGCCCGGGTGCAGGTGGATCTGGGCTGGCTGCAGCGGCTCAATACGCTGACCGACCTGCTGGGGCGGGGCGTCTGGGCGCTGGGGCTGCTGCTCGCCGCGGCAGTGATCCTGGTGATCGGCAATACCATTCGTCTGGCCATCGAGAACCGCCGGGACGAGATTCTGGTGGCCAAGCTGGTCGGTGGCACCGACGCCTTTGTGCGTCGCCCCTTTCTCTATACGGGGATCTGGTATGGCCTGGGCGGCGGCATCATCGCTTTCATCCTGCTGCAGCTGACCCTTTGGTGGCTCAGCGGCCCGGTCCAGCGCCTGGCCAGCCTCTACCGCAGCGAATTTGAACTGTCCGGCCTGTCGTGGGACGGTACCCTGACGCTGCTGGTGGTGTCGGTCCTGCTGGGGTGGCTGGGGGCCTGGCTGGCGGTGAAGCGTCATCTGGATGCCATAGAACCCAGTCAGATTGAAGCAAGTCGTTGA
- the ftsY gene encoding signal recognition particle-docking protein FtsY — translation MMAEWIMTGLLALLVLVFVAELVGKRRNLPRPKAVPQRKPEAQPGAEPVEAEPSQDAKAPVETKEPPVAESPAAAEPEPDVETRPEAAPEPVEEPEPETQASVFQRIRQGLGKTRANLGSGLADLFSAGKSVDEDLLEEIETTLLTADVGITATTEIIDSLTEKLERKQLKDGDAVRKALKDELRGLLADSTQPLTIDGSKKPYVILVVGVNGVGKTTTIGKMARKFKAEGKSVMLAAGDTFRAAAVEQLQVWGERNDVPVVAQHTGADSASVIFDAVQSAQSRGTDVVIADTAGRLQNKDNLMSELEKVVRVMKKLDVETPHEVMLVLDAGTGQNALSQAQVFQQAVGVTGVTLTKLDGTAKGGIIFAVARQLKLPIRYIGVGEQAEDLRPFEAEAFVEALFDE, via the coding sequence ATGATGGCAGAGTGGATTATGACGGGCCTGCTGGCCCTGCTGGTTCTTGTGTTTGTGGCGGAGCTTGTGGGCAAGCGTCGGAACCTCCCGCGCCCCAAGGCCGTTCCCCAGCGCAAACCGGAAGCCCAGCCCGGTGCCGAGCCTGTCGAGGCGGAGCCATCGCAGGACGCCAAAGCCCCGGTTGAGACCAAAGAGCCGCCCGTCGCCGAATCCCCGGCAGCGGCGGAACCCGAACCGGACGTTGAAACCAGGCCTGAAGCGGCTCCCGAGCCCGTCGAGGAGCCCGAGCCGGAAACCCAGGCCAGCGTGTTCCAGCGCATCAGGCAGGGCCTCGGTAAGACTCGTGCCAATCTGGGGTCCGGCCTGGCGGACCTGTTCTCGGCGGGCAAATCGGTGGACGAGGATCTGCTGGAAGAGATCGAGACCACCCTGCTGACCGCTGACGTGGGCATCACTGCCACCACCGAGATCATCGATTCGCTGACCGAAAAGCTCGAGCGCAAGCAGCTCAAGGACGGCGACGCGGTGCGCAAGGCGCTGAAGGACGAGCTGCGCGGCCTGCTGGCGGACAGCACCCAGCCGCTGACCATCGACGGCAGCAAGAAGCCCTACGTGATCCTCGTTGTCGGCGTCAACGGCGTGGGCAAGACCACCACCATCGGCAAGATGGCGCGCAAGTTCAAGGCTGAGGGCAAGTCGGTCATGCTGGCTGCCGGCGACACCTTCCGGGCGGCTGCAGTGGAACAGCTGCAGGTCTGGGGCGAACGTAACGATGTACCGGTCGTCGCCCAGCACACCGGGGCCGACAGCGCGTCGGTGATCTTCGACGCCGTGCAGTCGGCCCAGTCCCGCGGCACCGACGTGGTGATCGCCGACACCGCCGGGCGCCTGCAGAACAAGGACAACCTCATGAGCGAGCTGGAGAAGGTGGTTCGCGTCATGAAGAAGCTGGACGTCGAGACCCCGCACGAGGTGATGCTGGTACTGGATGCCGGAACCGGTCAGAATGCCCTCAGTCAGGCGCAGGTCTTCCAGCAGGCAGTCGGCGTGACCGGCGTGACCCTGACCAAGCTGGATGGTACGGCCAAGGGCGGCATCATCTTTGCGGTGGCCCGTCAGCTCAAGCTGCCGATCCGTTATATCGGCGTCGGCGAGCAGGCCGAGGATCTGCGTCCGTTTGAAGCCGAAGCCTTCGTCGAAGCCCTGTTCGACGAATAG
- the rsmD gene encoding 16S rRNA (guanine(966)-N(2))-methyltransferase RsmD yields MPRKTSQKSGSARRGGRPAPVETGELRIIGGEWRSRRLTFPAMGGVRPTPSRVRETLFNWLMPVVPGARCLDLFAGSGVLGLEALSRGAADVTFVDHTRALTDALRNNLGVLKSRSGQVACEDVAAFLARAPEAPMDILMMDAPFRQDWLSRLLPLIDENGWVGPGSWIYLEHEKELAGVGVPAHWSLHREKTAGQVCCRLYRIE; encoded by the coding sequence ATGCCTCGCAAAACGTCCCAAAAATCCGGCTCTGCCCGCCGCGGTGGCCGCCCTGCACCGGTCGAGACCGGCGAACTCCGCATCATCGGTGGCGAATGGCGCAGCCGGCGACTGACGTTTCCCGCCATGGGTGGGGTGCGTCCGACTCCGTCCCGGGTGCGCGAAACCCTGTTCAACTGGTTGATGCCGGTGGTGCCCGGGGCCCGCTGCCTGGACCTGTTCGCCGGCAGCGGCGTGCTGGGGTTGGAGGCCCTGTCGCGGGGCGCCGCCGACGTCACCTTCGTCGATCATACCCGCGCCCTGACAGACGCCCTGCGCAACAACCTGGGCGTGCTGAAAAGCCGCTCCGGCCAGGTGGCCTGCGAGGATGTGGCGGCGTTCCTGGCGCGCGCCCCCGAGGCGCCGATGGACATCCTGATGATGGATGCCCCCTTCCGCCAGGACTGGCTCAGCCGCCTGCTGCCCCTGATTGATGAGAACGGCTGGGTGGGCCCGGGCAGTTGGATCTACCTGGAGCACGAGAAGGAACTGGCGGGCGTGGGCGTGCCGGCCCACTGGTCGCTGCACCGCGAGAAAACCGCCGGTCAGGTGTGCTGCCGGCTGTATCGCATCGAATAG
- a CDS encoding DesA family fatty acid desaturase: MWYNGLLDLSAWQLVLVVLAMTHVTIVSVTLYLHRHSAHNSLDLHPVLSHFFRFWLWLTTAQNTKEWTAIHRKHHATCETEEDPHSPVVKGLKKVLSEGAELYRDAATPETLERYGQRTPEDWVERNVYSRHRMSGIALMAVLNLALFGVNGIWIWAVQMMWIPFWAAGVINGIGHYFGYRNFECADNARNISPWGLIVGGEELHNNHHTYPNSAKLSRRWYEVDIGWGYIRLFQFFKLAKPKGYRPIAHRVPGKLDMDVETVQAIANNRFDIMRQYRKRVLEPVLRQQKTVMEEDIKPLYRRARKLLSREVTLIQPRDQKQLDSLLERNAVLRQIYDKSHELQALWRRRGVKPQDKLHALAQWCREAEESGIRYLEDFAAHLKSYALRPA; the protein is encoded by the coding sequence ATGTGGTACAACGGTCTCCTGGACCTTTCGGCCTGGCAGCTGGTGCTGGTCGTTCTGGCCATGACCCACGTGACCATTGTCAGCGTCACCCTGTATCTGCACCGCCATTCCGCGCACAACTCGCTGGATCTGCACCCCGTGCTGTCGCATTTCTTCCGTTTCTGGCTGTGGTTGACCACCGCCCAGAATACCAAGGAATGGACCGCCATCCATCGCAAGCACCACGCCACCTGCGAGACCGAAGAGGATCCGCACAGTCCGGTGGTCAAAGGCCTGAAGAAGGTGCTGTCCGAGGGCGCCGAGCTCTACCGGGATGCGGCCACGCCGGAGACCCTGGAGCGCTACGGTCAGCGCACGCCGGAAGACTGGGTCGAGCGAAACGTCTACTCGCGCCACCGCATGTCGGGCATTGCGCTGATGGCCGTGCTCAATCTGGCGCTGTTCGGCGTGAATGGCATCTGGATCTGGGCGGTCCAGATGATGTGGATCCCGTTCTGGGCGGCCGGCGTGATCAACGGCATCGGTCACTATTTCGGCTACCGCAATTTCGAGTGTGCGGACAACGCCCGCAACATCAGCCCCTGGGGCCTGATCGTCGGCGGCGAGGAACTGCACAACAACCACCACACCTATCCCAATTCCGCCAAGCTGTCGCGGCGCTGGTACGAAGTGGACATCGGCTGGGGATACATCCGCCTGTTCCAGTTCTTCAAACTGGCCAAGCCCAAGGGCTACCGACCCATCGCGCACCGGGTGCCGGGCAAGCTGGATATGGATGTGGAAACCGTCCAGGCGATCGCCAACAACCGTTTCGACATCATGCGCCAGTACCGCAAGCGCGTGCTGGAGCCGGTGCTGCGTCAGCAGAAGACGGTGATGGAAGAGGACATCAAGCCGCTGTATCGGCGGGCGCGCAAACTGCTGTCACGGGAAGTGACCCTGATCCAGCCGCGCGACCAGAAACAGCTGGATTCCCTGCTGGAGCGCAACGCGGTACTGCGCCAGATCTACGACAAGAGCCACGAGCTGCAGGCCCTGTGGCGTCGCCGCGGCGTCAAGCCGCAGGACAAGCTGCACGCCCTGGCTCAATGGTGTCGTGAGGCGGAGGAGAGCGGCATCCGTTATCTCGAGGATTTCGCCGCGCACCTCAAGTCCTACGCCCTGCGTCCGGCCTAA
- the mutM gene encoding bifunctional DNA-formamidopyrimidine glycosylase/DNA-(apurinic or apyrimidinic site) lyase has product MPELPEVETTRRGIAPFLEQRTIRSVQVHEPRLRWPIPDDLAQRLTGQLAREVDRRAKYLLVRFDSGTLMIHLGMSGSLRIVTDGSPRLTHDHVELDLGDNHRLLYNDPRRFGAWLWSDDPDAHPLISHLGPEPLDPVAFTGHQLYRQSRGRSTAIKTFIMDSRIVVGVGNIYANEALYMAGIHPKRPAGKVGKARMMRLVEAIREILTAAILMGGTTLRDFINSDGKPGYFAQSLNVYGRGGEPCRHCDTPLKEIRLGQRSTVYCPRCQR; this is encoded by the coding sequence GTGCCCGAACTCCCCGAAGTCGAAACCACCCGTCGCGGCATCGCCCCGTTCCTGGAGCAGCGCACCATCCGCTCGGTCCAGGTGCACGAACCGCGCCTGCGCTGGCCGATCCCCGACGACCTGGCCCAGCGCCTCACCGGCCAGTTGGCGCGAGAGGTCGACCGCCGCGCCAAATACCTGCTGGTGCGCTTCGACAGTGGCACGCTGATGATCCACCTGGGCATGTCCGGCAGTCTGCGCATCGTCACCGACGGCAGTCCGCGACTGACCCACGACCACGTGGAGCTGGACCTGGGCGACAATCACCGGCTGCTTTACAACGACCCGCGGCGCTTCGGCGCCTGGTTGTGGAGCGACGACCCGGACGCCCACCCGCTGATCAGCCACCTGGGCCCGGAGCCCCTGGACCCGGTGGCCTTTACCGGCCATCAGCTCTACCGCCAGTCCCGCGGCCGCAGCACGGCGATCAAGACGTTCATCATGGACAGCCGAATCGTCGTCGGCGTGGGCAACATCTACGCCAACGAAGCCCTGTACATGGCCGGCATCCACCCCAAGCGCCCCGCCGGCAAGGTGGGCAAGGCGCGCATGATGCGCCTGGTGGAAGCCATCCGGGAGATCCTCACCGCCGCCATCCTCATGGGCGGCACCACCCTGCGCGACTTCATCAACAGCGATGGCAAACCGGGCTACTTTGCCCAGTCTCTCAACGTCTACGGGCGCGGCGGCGAGCCCTGCCGCCACTGCGACACGCCGTTGAAGGAAATCCGCCTCGGCCAGCGTTCCACGGTCTACTGCCCCCGCTGCCAGCGCTGA
- the rpoH gene encoding RNA polymerase sigma factor RpoH codes for MGTSLQLTDRMVPGANLEAYIQAAGRIPMLSAAEEKELAERLHQENDLEAARRLVMSHLRFVVHIARSYSGYGLAQSDLIQEGNVGLMKAVKRFNPEYGVRLVSFAVHWIKAEIHEFILRNWRIVKVATTKAQRKLFFNLRSQKKRLAWLNQDELKAVAADLGVEPKVVREMEGRLASQDTAFDGPMDDDDDHAYQAPAYYLEDRRGDPAQQLEQSDWTEDSNTRLMNALTGLDERSQDILRERWLTESKSTLHELADKYGVSAERIRQLEKNAMKKIRMQMGEPEPA; via the coding sequence ATGGGTACAAGCTTACAGCTGACAGATCGAATGGTTCCGGGTGCCAATCTTGAGGCCTACATTCAGGCCGCAGGCCGCATCCCGATGCTGTCCGCCGCAGAGGAAAAGGAACTGGCCGAGCGCCTGCACCAGGAAAACGACCTGGAAGCGGCCCGTCGCCTGGTCATGTCTCATCTGCGCTTTGTGGTTCACATTGCCCGCAGTTATTCCGGTTACGGGCTGGCCCAGTCCGACCTGATTCAGGAAGGTAACGTTGGCCTGATGAAGGCGGTCAAGCGCTTCAACCCGGAGTATGGCGTTCGCCTGGTGTCTTTTGCCGTGCACTGGATCAAGGCCGAGATTCACGAGTTCATCCTGCGCAACTGGCGCATCGTGAAAGTGGCCACCACCAAGGCGCAACGCAAGCTGTTCTTCAACCTGCGTAGCCAGAAGAAGCGTTTGGCGTGGTTGAATCAGGACGAACTCAAGGCAGTGGCCGCCGATCTGGGCGTCGAGCCCAAGGTGGTTCGCGAGATGGAAGGTCGTCTGGCCTCCCAGGACACGGCGTTCGATGGTCCGATGGACGATGACGACGACCACGCCTACCAGGCACCGGCCTATTATCTGGAGGATCGCCGCGGTGATCCGGCCCAGCAGCTGGAGCAGTCCGACTGGACCGAGGACTCCAACACGCGCCTGATGAACGCGCTGACCGGTCTGGACGAGCGCAGCCAGGATATCCTGCGCGAACGCTGGCTGACCGAGAGCAAGTCCACACTGCACGAGCTGGCGGACAAGTACGGCGTATCGGCTGAGCGGATTCGCCAGCTCGAAAAGAACGCCATGAAGAAGATCCGCATGCAGATGGGCGAGCCCGAGCCCGCCTGA
- the hyi gene encoding hydroxypyruvate isomerase, with the protein MPRFAANLTMLYPEHPFLDRFAAAAANGFTGVEYLFPYPWPAAELRQRLDDHGLTQVLFNLPPGDWDGGERGIACLPDRINEFREGVDQALEYARALECQQLNCLAGIRPDGLAGDKARQTLVDNLRWAAQRLAPDGITLLAEAINSTVDMPGFFLDTAGKTLAVLAETGEPNVALQYDLYHMQIMSGDLVRSLRQYLPQVGHVQFADNPGRHEPGTGEINFDFIFKALDEMGYSGWVSAEYHPSRDTPDTLGWLRASP; encoded by the coding sequence ATGCCGCGCTTTGCCGCCAACCTGACCATGCTGTACCCCGAGCACCCGTTCCTGGATCGTTTTGCCGCGGCTGCGGCGAATGGCTTCACGGGCGTTGAATACCTGTTTCCCTATCCCTGGCCGGCTGCCGAATTGCGCCAGCGACTCGACGACCACGGCCTGACCCAGGTGCTGTTCAACCTGCCGCCCGGGGACTGGGATGGCGGCGAACGCGGCATCGCCTGCCTGCCGGACCGGATCAACGAATTCCGCGAGGGCGTGGACCAGGCCCTTGAGTACGCCCGAGCCCTGGAGTGCCAACAGCTCAATTGCCTCGCGGGCATCCGACCCGACGGCCTGGCCGGCGACAAAGCCCGCCAGACGCTTGTGGACAACCTGCGCTGGGCGGCGCAGCGGCTGGCTCCGGACGGCATCACGCTGCTGGCGGAGGCGATCAACTCGACCGTGGACATGCCGGGATTCTTCCTCGACACGGCCGGGAAAACCCTGGCGGTGCTGGCGGAAACCGGCGAGCCCAACGTCGCTTTGCAGTATGATCTGTATCATATGCAGATCATGTCCGGGGATCTGGTGCGTTCGCTGCGTCAGTATTTACCGCAGGTGGGCCATGTCCAGTTCGCTGACAATCCCGGACGCCACGAACCGGGCACCGGGGAAATCAACTTTGATTTTATTTTCAAAGCATTGGACGAAATGGGGTACAGTGGCTGGGTGAGCGCCGAATACCACCCCAGCCGGGACACCCCGGACACCTTGGGGTGGCTGAGAGCGTCGCCATGA
- a CDS encoding NAD(P)-dependent oxidoreductase produces the protein MNQPHIAFLGVGLMGAPMVENLLQAGFPMTLWNRTASKCEPFAARAEVASTAASAVADADVVITMLENGPAVDAVLVEQGVIDALRPDAVVIDMSSVPPSLAREHAARCAAAGAGYLDAPVSGGTVGAESAALSIMAGGEGAVLERVREVLESLGKVTHIGPAGSGQLAKLANQAIVGITIGAVSEALLLAARGGADPAAVREALMGGFAGSRILELHGQRMIDRRFEPGAPSRIQLKDMRMILDEARAEGLTLPLAQRTHDEYQALLANGQGEADHSGLLLALEHLNGVRMTAADLPPRAQANRE, from the coding sequence ATGAATCAACCGCATATCGCCTTTCTGGGGGTTGGCCTGATGGGGGCTCCGATGGTGGAGAACCTGCTGCAGGCCGGCTTCCCCATGACCCTGTGGAACCGCACCGCGAGCAAGTGCGAGCCGTTTGCCGCGCGCGCCGAGGTGGCGTCGACAGCGGCGAGCGCCGTGGCCGATGCCGACGTGGTGATCACCATGCTGGAGAATGGCCCGGCGGTGGACGCCGTGCTGGTGGAGCAGGGCGTGATCGACGCGCTGCGGCCGGATGCGGTCGTGATCGATATGAGCTCCGTACCGCCCTCACTGGCCCGCGAGCACGCGGCCCGTTGCGCAGCTGCCGGCGCCGGATACCTGGATGCTCCCGTCTCCGGTGGCACCGTCGGGGCCGAATCCGCCGCGCTCAGCATTATGGCGGGGGGCGAAGGCGCAGTGCTCGAGCGCGTCCGTGAGGTACTGGAGAGTCTGGGCAAGGTGACCCACATCGGCCCGGCCGGCAGCGGCCAACTGGCCAAGCTCGCCAACCAGGCCATCGTCGGCATCACCATCGGCGCCGTGTCCGAGGCCCTGCTTCTGGCGGCCCGGGGCGGCGCCGACCCTGCAGCCGTGCGCGAGGCGCTGATGGGCGGGTTTGCCGGCAGCCGCATCCTGGAGCTGCATGGCCAGCGCATGATCGATCGCCGGTTCGAACCCGGTGCGCCGTCCCGGATCCAGCTCAAGGACATGCGCATGATCCTCGATGAGGCCCGCGCCGAGGGGCTGACGCTGCCCCTGGCTCAGCGCACCCACGACGAGTACCAGGCGCTGCTGGCCAACGGCCAGGGAGAAGCGGACCACAGCGGCCTGCTGCTGGCCCTGGAACACCTCAACGGCGTCCGGATGACCGCCGCCGACCTGCCGCCGCGGGCCCAGGCCAACCGGGAGTAA
- the ftsE gene encoding cell division ATP-binding protein FtsE codes for MIQFEKVSKRYEGGHTALQGVSFEMARGELAFLTGHSGAGKSTLLKLITLMERPSAGHVIVGGQRLNELPRRQVPFVRRHIGVVFQNHQLLFDRSVFDNVAMPLEVTGVPHREIGRRVRAALDKVGLLNKEKMNPIQLSGGEQQRVGIARAVVNKPPLLLADEPTGNLDPELSADIMHLFEQFSQVGVTVLIASHDIALIRHMGRRVLTLRQGELNVGDRMPSEEVLYGV; via the coding sequence TTGATCCAGTTTGAGAAAGTCAGCAAGCGCTATGAAGGGGGCCACACGGCCCTGCAAGGCGTCAGCTTTGAGATGGCCCGGGGCGAACTGGCGTTTCTCACCGGCCACTCCGGCGCCGGCAAGAGTACCCTGCTCAAGCTCATCACCCTGATGGAGCGGCCCAGCGCCGGCCACGTGATCGTCGGTGGCCAGCGTCTGAACGAACTGCCGCGCCGTCAGGTGCCCTTCGTGCGTCGCCATATCGGCGTTGTCTTCCAGAATCACCAGCTCCTGTTCGACCGTTCCGTGTTCGACAACGTTGCCATGCCGCTGGAAGTCACCGGCGTGCCGCACCGGGAGATCGGTCGTCGCGTGCGGGCGGCGCTGGACAAGGTGGGCCTGCTCAACAAGGAAAAGATGAACCCGATCCAGCTCTCCGGCGGGGAACAGCAGCGCGTGGGCATCGCCCGGGCCGTGGTCAACAAGCCGCCGCTGCTGCTGGCGGACGAGCCCACCGGTAACCTGGACCCGGAGCTGTCGGCGGACATCATGCACCTGTTCGAACAGTTCAGTCAGGTAGGCGTCACCGTGCTGATCGCCAGTCACGACATTGCCCTGATTCGCCATATGGGCCGCCGCGTGCTGACCCTGCGTCAGGGGGAGCTGAACGTCGGCGACCGCATGCCGTCCGAAGAGGTGCTGTATGGCGTCTGA
- a CDS encoding HAMP domain-containing sensor histidine kinase — MKILSQLKTSTFQLALLYMVVFATSVFLLLAFIYWRTAGFMTEQTDETIEAEIAGLAEQYRGRGINGLITIIRERVSRDPNAKSLYLLATDDYLKLAGNLSHWPEEAQIQNGWINFTLDDAVGWEGSERLARARVFEVQGGLRLLVGRDVQELTTLKRLIERAINWGMGITLALALLGGFMMSRSTTKRIEVINAISRRIMNGHLSLRIPTRGTSDDFDQLAENLNQMLDRIVYLMEGIRHVSDSIAHDLRTPLTRLRNQLETTLLAVDNDEARDQAAKAVTEADQLLATFNALLRIARLETRGNAADKTVITLGELVADACELYEAVAEDKEQTFEQAIREDVKIEGDRDLLFQMVSNLIDNAIKYTPESGDIRVAVDIQDGDAVLEVADSGIGIPDSEKDNVFQRFYRVGKSRSLPGNGLGLSLVSAVTEIHQGRIELKDRRPDEEEFPGLSVNVFLPLYRPIKRKALRAQEQAVTSADSEEKEPEAASAQDDDAHLRQT, encoded by the coding sequence GTGAAGATACTTAGTCAGCTTAAAACCTCCACGTTTCAGCTGGCACTGCTCTACATGGTGGTTTTTGCCACCTCGGTTTTCCTGTTGCTGGCGTTTATCTACTGGCGAACCGCCGGTTTCATGACCGAACAGACGGATGAAACCATCGAGGCGGAAATCGCCGGTCTGGCCGAGCAGTACCGGGGGCGTGGCATCAACGGCCTGATCACCATCATTCGCGAGCGGGTCTCCCGGGACCCGAACGCCAAGTCCCTCTATCTGCTGGCCACCGACGACTACCTCAAGCTGGCCGGCAACCTCAGTCACTGGCCGGAAGAAGCCCAGATCCAGAACGGCTGGATCAACTTCACGCTCGACGATGCCGTCGGCTGGGAAGGCTCCGAGCGCCTGGCCCGGGCGCGGGTGTTCGAGGTCCAGGGCGGCCTGCGCCTGCTGGTGGGCCGCGACGTCCAGGAGCTGACCACCCTCAAGCGCCTGATCGAGCGTGCCATCAACTGGGGCATGGGCATCACCCTGGCGCTGGCCCTGCTGGGCGGTTTCATGATGAGCCGCAGCACCACCAAGCGCATCGAAGTCATCAACGCCATTTCCCGGCGCATCATGAACGGCCATCTGTCCCTGCGGATCCCCACCCGCGGCACCAGCGACGATTTCGACCAGTTGGCCGAGAACCTCAACCAGATGCTCGACCGCATCGTCTACCTGATGGAAGGCATCCGCCACGTCTCCGACAGCATCGCCCACGATCTGCGCACGCCCCTGACGCGCCTGCGCAACCAGCTGGAGACCACGCTGCTGGCGGTGGACAACGACGAGGCCCGGGACCAGGCGGCCAAGGCCGTGACCGAGGCGGATCAGCTGCTCGCGACCTTCAACGCCCTGCTGCGCATTGCCCGTCTGGAAACCCGGGGCAACGCCGCCGACAAGACCGTGATCACTCTTGGTGAACTGGTGGCGGACGCCTGCGAGCTCTATGAAGCGGTGGCGGAAGACAAGGAGCAGACCTTCGAGCAGGCGATCCGCGAGGACGTGAAAATCGAGGGCGATCGCGACCTGCTGTTCCAGATGGTCTCCAACCTGATCGACAACGCCATCAAGTACACGCCGGAATCCGGGGACATCCGGGTGGCGGTGGATATTCAGGACGGCGATGCGGTGCTGGAAGTGGCGGACAGCGGTATCGGCATCCCCGACAGCGAGAAAGACAACGTCTTCCAGCGCTTTTACCGGGTCGGCAAGAGCCGATCATTGCCGGGCAACGGTTTGGGGCTGAGTCTGGTCAGTGCGGTTACCGAGATCCATCAGGGCCGTATCGAACTGAAGGACCGGCGCCCGGACGAGGAGGAATTTCCCGGCCTGTCCGTGAACGTTTTCCTGCCGCTGTATCGCCCCATCAAGCGCAAGGCGCTGCGGGCCCAGGAGCAGGCGGTGACGTCGGCGGACAGCGAGGAGAAAGAGCCGGAAGCCGCGTCGGCGCAGGACGACGACGCGCACCTGCGCCAGACGTAA
- a CDS encoding winged helix-turn-helix domain-containing protein → MRALVIEDDHDVATYLVKGLKESDFVVDHAADGKDGLMLAASEDYDIMIVDRMLPGMDGLNIIKTVRATGNSVPVLILSALGDVDDRVEGLRGGGDDYLTKPFSFTELLARIDALVRRNRQSPEAETVLRVADLEMDLLARTVKRSGQNIDVQPREFRLLEYLMRNAGQVVTRTMLLEKVWDYHFDPQTNVIDVHISRLRAKIDKEFDTPLLQTVRGAGYMLREDT, encoded by the coding sequence GTGAGAGCGCTGGTAATTGAAGACGATCACGATGTAGCAACCTATCTGGTCAAGGGACTCAAGGAGTCCGACTTCGTTGTCGATCACGCCGCCGATGGCAAGGATGGACTCATGCTGGCGGCCAGCGAAGATTACGACATCATGATCGTCGATCGCATGCTGCCGGGAATGGACGGTCTGAACATCATCAAGACCGTGCGGGCCACCGGAAACAGCGTGCCGGTGCTGATCCTCAGCGCCCTGGGCGACGTGGACGACCGCGTGGAAGGTCTGCGCGGCGGCGGCGACGATTACCTGACCAAGCCGTTCTCGTTCACCGAACTGCTGGCCCGGATCGACGCCCTGGTGCGTCGTAACCGCCAGTCGCCGGAAGCCGAGACGGTGCTGCGCGTGGCGGACCTGGAAATGGATCTGCTGGCGCGAACGGTCAAACGCTCCGGCCAGAACATCGACGTGCAGCCGCGGGAATTCCGGCTGCTGGAGTACCTGATGCGTAATGCGGGGCAGGTCGTCACCCGGACGATGCTGCTGGAGAAGGTGTGGGACTACCACTTCGATCCACAGACCAACGTGATCGATGTGCACATCAGCCGCCTGCGCGCAAAGATCGACAAGGAATTCGATACGCCGCTGCTGCAGACGGTTCGGGGCGCGGGATACATGTTGCGTGAAGATACTTAG